The following coding sequences lie in one Polynucleobacter necessarius genomic window:
- a CDS encoding peptidoglycan D,D-transpeptidase FtsI family protein: MRPVGFSTTPNLVLRLPMWRSRLMLFLLFFVFMMLLLRAFWIQGPGNAFYEAKGVRGTQRELELPASRGKILDRNGQVIATSLEAKSVIAYNDTVSDDLAADKLHKLASLLQISESELRKKLKDERKQVFLKRQVDPDVALQIKQLEIPGIGLNNEYRRFYPEGEAMAHVVGFTNVNDKGQEGMELSRENELAAHPGQRRVVVDRLGRVVEDVAIEQLPQNGKDLQLSIDSKIQYLAYNAVKSAVEQHHAKAGGTVVLDTQTGEILALANYPSYNPNDRRNLSGEQLRNRVLTDTFEPGSTMKPLTIAIALEKGAVTPNTNMVIGAKYLVGPKPITDTHPYSNLTVAQVIQKSSNIGTAKIAMNNLSPEEMWDFYTAVGLGQASKIGFPGAVAGTVHPFKKWMPTDQARIAFGYGISASLFQVARAYTIFARDGELVPLTIERSPDVKQGTRVLSAKTAIEMREMMETVTEPGGTAVKAQTEGYRVGGKTGTAHKLVGKGYGNSYRAYFAGLAPISAPRIVVAVMIDEPTGGSHYGGDVAAPVFSTIVGETLRTLNVVPDSKLNQMALDDKTPLEIRTANVQTQHVALKR; the protein is encoded by the coding sequence ATGAGGCCGGTTGGATTTTCTACAACTCCAAATTTAGTCTTGCGTCTTCCGATGTGGCGTTCGAGACTAATGCTATTCCTTTTATTTTTCGTATTCATGATGTTGCTCTTAAGGGCTTTTTGGATTCAAGGTCCAGGCAATGCTTTCTATGAGGCGAAAGGTGTCCGTGGAACGCAGCGAGAGCTAGAGCTTCCAGCAAGTCGCGGAAAAATTTTAGATCGTAATGGTCAAGTGATTGCTACCAGTCTTGAGGCAAAATCGGTCATCGCCTATAACGACACAGTGTCAGACGATTTAGCGGCTGACAAGTTGCACAAATTAGCCAGCTTATTGCAAATCAGCGAATCAGAGTTGCGTAAAAAACTCAAGGATGAGCGCAAACAGGTTTTCTTAAAGCGTCAAGTTGATCCAGATGTCGCCCTACAGATTAAGCAATTAGAAATTCCCGGTATTGGCCTGAATAACGAATATCGCCGTTTCTATCCAGAGGGTGAAGCGATGGCTCATGTAGTGGGCTTCACCAATGTGAATGACAAAGGTCAAGAGGGAATGGAGCTTTCTCGTGAAAATGAGCTTGCTGCGCATCCCGGCCAAAGGCGTGTTGTAGTGGATCGTTTGGGTCGTGTCGTTGAGGATGTGGCCATTGAGCAGTTGCCGCAAAATGGAAAAGATCTGCAACTTTCGATTGATAGCAAGATTCAGTATTTGGCGTACAACGCGGTTAAGAGCGCTGTTGAGCAGCACCATGCTAAAGCCGGAGGTACGGTAGTTTTGGATACACAAACTGGTGAAATTCTTGCGCTAGCCAATTATCCAAGCTACAACCCAAATGACCGTAGAAATTTAAGTGGTGAGCAGTTACGCAATCGAGTCTTAACTGACACGTTTGAGCCTGGCTCAACAATGAAGCCATTAACTATTGCTATCGCATTAGAAAAAGGTGCGGTCACTCCAAATACCAATATGGTGATTGGTGCAAAGTATTTAGTAGGCCCCAAGCCGATTACTGATACACATCCTTATAGCAACTTAACCGTTGCTCAGGTCATTCAGAAATCAAGCAATATTGGTACCGCAAAGATTGCGATGAATAATCTCTCACCTGAAGAGATGTGGGATTTTTACACTGCAGTTGGATTAGGTCAGGCTTCCAAAATCGGATTCCCTGGCGCAGTGGCAGGTACAGTACATCCATTTAAAAAATGGATGCCAACTGATCAGGCGCGTATTGCATTTGGTTATGGCATTTCTGCATCACTTTTTCAGGTAGCTCGGGCTTACACCATTTTTGCGCGGGATGGCGAGCTAGTACCACTCACTATTGAGCGTAGCCCTGACGTCAAGCAAGGCACACGAGTTCTTTCAGCAAAAACTGCCATAGAAATGCGTGAAATGATGGAGACGGTTACTGAGCCTGGTGGCACAGCCGTTAAGGCTCAAACTGAAGGGTATCGCGTAGGCGGTAAGACTGGTACGGCTCACAAGTTAGTAGGTAAAGGATATGGAAATTCTTACCGCGCTTACTTTGCTGGCTTAGCCCCAATTAGTGCTCCCCGTATTGTTGTTGCCGTCATGATTGATGAGCCCACTGGTGGTAGTCACTATGGTGGTGATGTGGCAGCACCAGTTTTCTCAACCATTGTTGGCGAAACTTTAAGGACCTTAAACGTAGTTCCCGACAGTAAGTTGAATCAAATGGCTCTAGATGACAAAACTCCTCTAGAGATCCGTACTGCAAATGTACAAACTCAACACGTGGCTTTGAAAAGATGA
- the ftsL gene encoding cell division protein FtsL gives MNRATLTLLALLLICALSLVAAQQRARTLFIAQERAQIEERKLNQEWLRLEYEQRNLSKSARIRDVARNQLHMVPITPERTLYLKESQ, from the coding sequence ATGAATCGCGCAACTCTAACTCTATTAGCGCTACTGTTGATTTGCGCTTTATCACTGGTTGCTGCCCAACAGCGCGCACGTACACTGTTTATTGCTCAAGAGCGTGCTCAGATTGAGGAGCGTAAGTTAAATCAAGAATGGTTGCGCTTAGAGTATGAGCAACGCAATCTTTCTAAATCGGCGCGGATTCGCGATGTGGCGCGTAATCAATTGCATATGGTGCCGATTACTCCTGAACGTACTCTGTACCTGAAGGAGTCTCAATGA